The Micromonospora sp. NBC_00421 genome contains a region encoding:
- a CDS encoding DHA2 family efflux MFS transporter permease subunit gives MTPPQSDRLDAPLLRLLGVMVLGGVMSYFDATIINVSVETLTARFSTSLGTISWVATGYLLAVAVAIPLAGWSVARFGAKRVWLTALTLFLVGSALCALAWDVGSLIAFRVLQGFAGGLLEPIMLTVVATAAGPGRMGRVMGLISIPITLGPVLGPIVGGLILQNLTWQWIFLVNVPIALLAIVLAVVVLRDERPAPGNAPPLDVLGVALLSPGFAALVYALSQAGTAGFGATRVVLGIVLGVLLTGGYVAHARRTAHPLIDLRLFASRGFSSSVVTMFLLGSMLFSLLFLLPLFYQQVRGESVLAAGLLLMPLGLGTMFGMPIAGKLADRFGPRGLVPAGAVLIGFGALVYTGADPATSQVLLTAAQLVTGFGMGLVGAPTMGAVYRTVPAEAIGGATGTLFILNQIGASLGVAMVALIVQSGLTDGRSPADAFDGAFWWTVAGAVIVALASLFLPGRPQPVATSVPAHA, from the coding sequence ATGACCCCACCCCAGTCCGACCGACTTGACGCCCCGCTACTGCGCCTGCTCGGCGTGATGGTGCTCGGCGGCGTGATGTCCTACTTCGACGCGACGATCATCAACGTCAGCGTCGAGACCCTGACCGCCCGGTTCAGCACCTCACTCGGCACGATCTCCTGGGTCGCCACCGGCTACCTGCTCGCCGTGGCGGTCGCCATCCCCCTGGCGGGCTGGTCCGTGGCCCGCTTCGGCGCGAAGCGGGTCTGGCTGACGGCCCTGACCCTGTTCCTGGTCGGCTCGGCCCTGTGCGCGCTGGCCTGGGACGTCGGCAGCCTGATCGCGTTCCGCGTGCTCCAGGGCTTCGCCGGCGGCCTGCTCGAACCCATCATGCTCACCGTCGTCGCCACCGCCGCCGGTCCCGGCCGGATGGGCCGGGTGATGGGCCTGATCTCGATCCCGATCACCCTGGGGCCGGTCCTCGGCCCGATCGTCGGCGGCCTGATCCTGCAGAACCTGACCTGGCAGTGGATCTTCCTGGTCAACGTGCCGATCGCGCTGCTGGCCATCGTGCTCGCCGTGGTGGTACTCAGGGACGAACGACCCGCACCGGGCAATGCCCCGCCCCTGGACGTGCTCGGCGTGGCACTGCTCTCCCCCGGCTTCGCCGCCCTGGTCTACGCCCTGTCCCAGGCGGGGACCGCCGGCTTCGGTGCCACCCGGGTCGTGCTCGGGATCGTGCTGGGCGTGCTCCTGACCGGCGGGTACGTCGCCCACGCGCGGCGCACCGCGCATCCGCTGATCGACCTGCGCCTGTTCGCCAGCCGGGGGTTCAGCTCGAGCGTGGTGACCATGTTCCTGCTCGGCAGCATGCTGTTCTCGCTGCTGTTCCTGCTTCCGCTGTTCTACCAGCAGGTACGCGGTGAGAGCGTCCTCGCGGCCGGCCTGCTGCTCATGCCGCTGGGGCTGGGGACGATGTTCGGGATGCCGATCGCCGGCAAACTCGCCGACAGGTTCGGCCCCCGGGGACTCGTACCGGCCGGGGCGGTGCTGATCGGGTTCGGCGCCCTGGTCTACACCGGGGCGGACCCGGCCACCTCGCAGGTGCTGCTCACCGCCGCCCAGCTGGTGACCGGGTTCGGCATGGGCCTGGTCGGCGCGCCGACGATGGGCGCGGTCTACCGGACCGTGCCCGCCGAGGCCATCGGCGGGGCGACCGGCACGCTGTTCATCCTCAACCAGATCGGCGCGTCCCTGGGCGTCGCGATGGTGGCGCTCATCGTGCAGAGCGGCCTCACCGACGGCCGTTCCCCCGCCGACGCCTTCGACGGCGCGTTCTGGTGGACCGTCGCCGGGGCCGTGATCGTCGCCCTGGCGAGCCTGTTCCTGCCGGGCCGCCCGCAGCCCGTCGCCACCAGCGTGCCCGCACACGCCTGA
- a CDS encoding TetR/AcrR family transcriptional regulator, translated as MTDGETPTAPRGRLDKRQAIIGAALRVFAREGYGQASIDVIAAEAGVAKPTIYNHLGGKENLFRHVLAEIAARSNAKTLAALQTFPTDPQDLRNHLNTVGLRLAECFVDEQSSALRRLLHAEIGRFPDLFDAVLDSGPNQATEALAGRLARLANAGYLTIEDPIRAARQFVALLTDELPAMSALGTRPVDPDDLERAVAAGIDTFLRAFANPPAGPGRAAAPGRPVALPR; from the coding sequence ATGACTGACGGCGAGACCCCGACCGCACCGCGCGGCAGGCTGGACAAACGGCAGGCGATCATCGGGGCGGCGCTGCGCGTCTTCGCCCGTGAGGGCTACGGCCAGGCCAGCATCGACGTGATCGCGGCCGAGGCCGGCGTGGCCAAACCGACCATCTACAACCACCTCGGTGGCAAGGAGAACCTGTTCCGCCACGTCCTCGCCGAGATCGCGGCCCGCTCGAACGCCAAGACCCTGGCTGCGCTCCAGACCTTCCCCACCGATCCGCAGGACCTGCGCAATCATCTGAACACCGTCGGCCTGCGGCTGGCCGAGTGCTTCGTCGACGAGCAGTCCTCGGCGCTGCGCCGGTTGCTGCACGCCGAGATCGGCCGGTTTCCCGATCTGTTCGACGCCGTCCTGGACAGCGGGCCCAACCAGGCGACCGAGGCGCTGGCGGGGCGGTTGGCGAGGCTCGCCAACGCGGGTTACCTGACCATCGAGGACCCGATCCGGGCCGCCCGGCAGTTCGTCGCCCTGCTCACCGACGAACTGCCCGCGATGAGTGCCCTCGGCACCCGCCCGGTCGACCCCGACGACCTGGAGCGTGCGGTGGCCGCTGGAATCGACACCTTCCTGCGCGCCTTCGCGAACCCGCCGGCCGGGCCGGGCCGGGCGGCCGCACCCGGACGGCCGGTGGCCCTGCCACGCTGA
- a CDS encoding LLM class flavin-dependent oxidoreductase: MTDYGHELLFGGFLTPDARRPEQVVARARFCEQVGLDLVTFQDHPYQPGFLDSWTLMSYLAAATSRIRLAGNVLNLPLRQPVVLARSVASLDLLSGGRVELGLGTGAFWDAIEANGGRRLAPGQAVDALDEAIRIIREVWAADRRGGVRVDGEHYRVVGAKRGPAPAHPVGIWVGAYKPRLLRLVGRTADGWLPSLAYLPKGPGELADLNALVDEGATAAGRDPAEVRRLLNISGRFTRTGAGFLDGPPQQWVRELTELVLEHGTSGFILGADDPTSIELFAQEVAPAVRELVAAERAGSTAPKPATPTAGPETPVPGGPAGEQREVARTGGIAGLAVTPTPDPGVRHSDHRLWDESTRPVAPPAPAGHVYSPQAQAAGGHLVDVHDHLRQELSQVRDLLDQVRQGVLSAGDARGVLNRMTMRQNNWTLGAYCAAYCTMVTQHHGLEDDAIFPHLRRADPGLTPVIDRLEQEHVVIHDVVEGVDRALVALIGDPGRLAGLQQAVDLLTDTLLSHLSYEERNIVEPLARYGFYPGQL, from the coding sequence ATGACCGACTACGGACACGAGTTGCTGTTCGGCGGCTTCCTCACCCCCGACGCCCGGCGCCCGGAGCAGGTCGTCGCCCGCGCCAGGTTCTGCGAGCAGGTGGGCCTGGACCTGGTCACCTTCCAGGACCACCCCTACCAGCCGGGTTTCCTCGACAGCTGGACGCTGATGTCCTACCTGGCGGCGGCGACCAGCCGGATCCGGCTGGCCGGCAACGTGCTCAACCTGCCGTTGCGGCAGCCGGTGGTGCTGGCCCGCAGCGTCGCCAGCCTGGACCTGCTCAGCGGCGGTCGGGTCGAACTCGGCCTCGGCACGGGCGCGTTCTGGGACGCCATCGAGGCCAACGGCGGCCGGCGGCTCGCCCCCGGGCAGGCGGTGGACGCGCTGGACGAGGCGATCCGGATCATCCGCGAGGTGTGGGCCGCCGACCGGCGTGGCGGGGTACGGGTCGACGGTGAGCACTACCGGGTGGTCGGCGCGAAGCGCGGTCCCGCCCCGGCGCACCCGGTGGGGATCTGGGTCGGCGCGTACAAGCCGAGGTTGTTGCGGCTGGTCGGCCGGACGGCGGACGGCTGGCTGCCGTCGCTTGCTTACCTGCCGAAGGGGCCGGGGGAGTTGGCCGACCTCAACGCGCTCGTCGACGAGGGCGCGACGGCGGCCGGGCGGGACCCCGCCGAGGTGCGGCGGCTGCTCAACATCTCCGGCCGGTTCACCCGCACCGGCGCGGGGTTCCTCGACGGTCCGCCGCAGCAGTGGGTGCGGGAGCTGACCGAGCTGGTGCTGGAGCACGGCACCTCCGGGTTCATCCTCGGCGCCGACGACCCGACCAGCATCGAGCTGTTCGCCCAGGAGGTCGCCCCCGCCGTCCGCGAACTGGTCGCCGCCGAGCGGGCCGGGTCGACCGCGCCCAAGCCGGCCACGCCGACGGCCGGCCCGGAGACGCCGGTCCCGGGTGGACCGGCGGGGGAGCAGCGCGAGGTCGCCCGGACCGGCGGCATTGCGGGGCTCGCGGTGACCCCGACCCCCGATCCCGGGGTACGACACAGCGACCACCGCCTCTGGGACGAGTCGACCCGGCCGGTCGCTCCGCCCGCCCCGGCCGGGCACGTCTACTCCCCGCAGGCGCAGGCCGCCGGTGGGCACCTCGTCGACGTCCACGACCACCTGCGTCAGGAGCTGAGCCAGGTACGCGACCTGCTCGACCAGGTCCGGCAGGGGGTGCTCTCCGCCGGGGACGCCCGCGGGGTGCTCAACCGGATGACCATGCGGCAGAACAACTGGACGCTGGGGGCGTACTGCGCCGCGTACTGCACGATGGTGACCCAGCACCACGGGCTGGAGGACGACGCGATCTTCCCGCACCTGCGGCGGGCCGACCCGGGGCTGACGCCGGTGATCGACCGGCTGGAGCAGGAACACGTCGTCATCCACGACGTCGTCGAGGGCGTCGACCGGGCGCTCGTCGCGCTGATCGGGGACCCGGGGCGGCTCGCCGGGCTCCAACAGGCGGTGGACCTGCTCACCGACACGTTGCTGTCCCACCTGTCGTACGAGGAACGCAACATCGTCGAACCACTGGCCCGGTACGGCTTCTACCCCGGGCAGCTCTGA